One part of the Leptospira paudalimensis genome encodes these proteins:
- a CDS encoding ATP-dependent helicase: MQAISNVKISVLDVMRENGFTPNDTQRECILHTNGPLFISAGPGSGKTRVIIWRVVNLIAFHGIAPDEIFLATFTEKAAKQLREGLRSKLSFVSKYTNQIYDISNMKVGTAHSICQSILGDRRFAIGGKRPNLPALIDSLGQYFFFKKKKIWTDLIEAGGYDSEENALGELTSFLSNSNFSSKLKSIDDLITIFNRFSEEDIDTESFKTSDPILKKILKMYDRYIELLSENRNFTDFSNLQKKAYHLLKSNPNSRKVFKHIIVDEYQDTNSIQEKIYFHLASEFNNICVVGDDDQALYRFRGATVENLVQFPERVRSYINVETTKKSLNISYRSKNEIVSTYTKFIELVNWQHETSKNIFYRVHDKNIEANSKDTLNSVFLSSDPDSEEDPYETVAEFCYQLRKNNKVNDYNEIAFLFPSVMNNSKVRSFTEAFENINNKHDLYGTALELKAYAPRANTFLDTDEAIAVWGLFLTVFDRPHFGIQPKGMQLQYRNWMESSKKIIKDLCNLDKNLLEYLNIRKRDVVESRNDFLSFLKMCEVNQINLETEISLEIMNKISETENLSDKCKSEIGRLSKYLNSKYFQESDDTTNKRKYSVQYILNRLTSLDWTILDFFYQCMGFSPFKEWFDLAEQVGDEGPVVNLSQISRYLARYMEEYGTVLSGRLFVNLSENEVREKNLFQLSFFSGFTYGLFRMSETEVEDSENPFPKGRIPFMTIHQSKGLEFPVVVLGSLLKSTKVNTKLEEIVRNGLSKSGGEPLDRIGEYDAMRLFYVALSRPKSMLILNVHEWTRGGEPSRVFEPFKRLIRERNYKTIKSLKIKDLPNLGDEEQNDLGKAYSYTADFLHYLRCPRQYMIVRKYQFAESRSQTMLFGSLVHQTIEDLHYRLKELQG, translated from the coding sequence ATGCAAGCAATAAGTAATGTAAAAATTTCAGTTCTAGATGTCATGCGAGAGAATGGATTTACTCCTAATGATACTCAAAGAGAATGCATTTTACATACTAATGGTCCTTTATTTATATCTGCAGGGCCGGGATCTGGCAAAACTCGCGTAATCATTTGGCGTGTTGTCAATTTGATTGCTTTTCATGGAATTGCACCTGATGAAATTTTTTTAGCAACATTTACAGAAAAAGCTGCGAAACAACTTAGAGAAGGACTTCGAAGCAAGTTATCATTCGTTTCAAAATACACAAATCAAATATATGATATTTCAAATATGAAGGTAGGAACGGCTCATTCTATCTGCCAGTCGATTCTGGGAGATAGGAGATTCGCAATTGGAGGTAAGCGTCCAAATTTGCCTGCATTAATAGACTCTTTGGGACAATATTTCTTTTTTAAGAAAAAGAAAATTTGGACAGATCTGATTGAAGCAGGTGGATACGATTCTGAAGAGAATGCATTAGGAGAATTAACTAGTTTTTTATCAAACTCAAACTTTAGTTCAAAATTAAAGAGTATAGATGATCTAATCACAATATTTAATCGATTTTCAGAAGAAGATATTGATACAGAATCCTTTAAGACCTCGGACCCAATTTTGAAGAAAATACTCAAAATGTATGATAGATATATTGAGTTATTATCAGAAAATAGAAACTTTACAGACTTTTCAAATTTACAAAAAAAAGCTTACCATCTATTAAAATCGAATCCAAATTCGAGAAAAGTGTTTAAACACATAATCGTGGATGAATATCAAGATACCAATTCGATTCAAGAAAAGATTTATTTCCATTTAGCAAGCGAATTTAATAATATTTGTGTCGTAGGCGATGATGATCAGGCACTATATCGTTTTCGGGGAGCTACAGTTGAGAACTTAGTTCAATTCCCCGAAAGAGTTCGCAGTTATATCAATGTAGAAACCACAAAAAAATCCTTAAATATTAGCTATCGATCTAAAAATGAGATAGTTTCTACTTATACTAAATTTATAGAATTAGTAAATTGGCAACATGAAACAAGTAAGAATATTTTTTATAGAGTCCATGATAAAAATATAGAAGCTAATTCGAAAGATACATTAAATTCTGTGTTCTTGTCAAGTGATCCAGACAGTGAAGAGGACCCTTATGAAACAGTTGCGGAATTCTGTTATCAATTGCGTAAGAATAATAAAGTAAACGATTACAATGAGATCGCATTTTTATTCCCTTCGGTGATGAATAATAGTAAGGTAAGAAGTTTTACAGAAGCATTTGAAAATATAAATAATAAGCATGATCTTTATGGGACCGCTTTAGAACTAAAGGCTTATGCACCCAGAGCTAATACATTCCTTGATACTGATGAAGCAATAGCGGTTTGGGGACTTTTTTTAACCGTATTCGACCGTCCTCATTTTGGGATCCAACCTAAGGGAATGCAACTACAGTATCGCAATTGGATGGAATCTTCAAAAAAAATTATCAAAGATTTATGTAATTTGGACAAGAATCTATTAGAATATCTGAATATTCGAAAAAGAGACGTAGTTGAGTCTAGAAATGATTTTTTGTCCTTTCTAAAGATGTGCGAAGTTAATCAAATTAATTTAGAAACAGAGATTTCTTTAGAGATAATGAATAAAATTTCAGAAACGGAAAACTTATCAGATAAATGTAAATCTGAAATTGGAAGATTATCGAAGTACTTGAACAGTAAATATTTTCAAGAATCTGATGATACGACTAATAAAAGAAAATATTCTGTTCAATATATTTTAAATCGATTAACTTCTCTTGATTGGACCATTTTAGACTTCTTTTACCAATGTATGGGATTTTCACCATTTAAAGAGTGGTTTGACCTTGCTGAACAAGTTGGAGACGAGGGTCCTGTTGTAAACCTTTCTCAAATTTCTCGCTATTTAGCTAGATATATGGAAGAATATGGTACTGTTTTATCTGGAAGATTGTTTGTAAATTTATCAGAGAATGAAGTTCGTGAAAAAAATCTGTTTCAACTCTCATTTTTTAGCGGATTTACATATGGATTATTTCGTATGTCAGAAACAGAAGTGGAAGATAGCGAAAATCCATTTCCAAAAGGAAGAATTCCATTTATGACCATTCACCAATCGAAAGGTCTTGAATTTCCTGTCGTTGTCCTTGGTTCACTGCTTAAATCAACGAAAGTAAATACAAAACTAGAAGAAATTGTAAGAAATGGTTTATCTAAAAGTGGAGGCGAACCTTTAGATCGAATCGGTGAATATGATGCAATGAGACTTTTCTATGTGGCCCTTAGTCGTCCGAAATCAATGCTGATCTTAAATGTTCACGAATGGACTAGAGGGGGAGAACCTTCTCGAGTTTTTGAACCTTTCAAAAGACTTATACGAGAGCGAAACTATAAAACGATCAAAAGTTTGAAAATAAAGGATCTTCCTAACTTAGGTGATGAAGAACAAAATGATCTTGGGAAGGCATATTCTTATACTGCAGATTTTTTACATTATCTCAGATGTCCGAGACAATATATGATCGTGAGGAAATATCAGTTTGCGGAGTCGCGTTCACAAACGATGTTATTTGGATCACTCGTGCATCAGACAATAGAAGATTTACATTATCGATTGAAGGAGTTGCAAGGATGA
- a CDS encoding PD-(D/E)XK nuclease family protein, with protein MTNKNTKKNVALESSLESEIETLVQSNYQNLRLNGGHALTEDVLRSAFLQVLYYYRKMRHVAENVEKSEVKLTLPDQITENGKRYSIEGVVDIIQNDGDLSMYDIKTHDIEYIRLNKSLYQDQLNLYGHIYENLTEDRLAKTAIISTHIPKELMTLEGDAWQKEYDKWVPEEIFDYDRKEIKKTVKEFGKVVESIESRIFSPTSVEKLKEKPKEKNVPTFAIRVCRNCDARYTCSSYLQYAKDNRERTIGQGFFNVYLADEDRELYLDLISFQDEIEIEEPDLTD; from the coding sequence ATGACCAATAAAAATACCAAGAAGAATGTTGCATTAGAATCTTCTCTTGAGTCAGAAATAGAGACTCTTGTTCAATCCAATTATCAAAATTTGAGATTAAATGGAGGCCATGCACTAACAGAAGATGTACTAAGATCTGCTTTTTTACAAGTTTTATACTACTATCGAAAGATGAGACACGTTGCTGAAAATGTTGAAAAATCAGAGGTTAAACTAACGCTACCAGACCAAATTACAGAAAATGGAAAAAGATATTCGATTGAAGGTGTTGTTGATATTATCCAAAATGATGGAGACTTATCTATGTATGACATTAAGACTCATGACATAGAATACATTCGACTCAATAAATCTCTGTACCAAGACCAGCTAAACTTGTATGGGCATATCTATGAAAATTTGACTGAAGATAGATTGGCGAAAACAGCTATCATCTCAACACATATCCCGAAAGAACTTATGACTTTGGAAGGCGATGCATGGCAAAAAGAATATGATAAATGGGTGCCAGAAGAAATATTCGATTATGATAGAAAAGAAATCAAAAAAACAGTTAAAGAATTTGGGAAAGTTGTTGAGAGTATCGAAAGTAGAATATTTTCACCCACTTCTGTAGAAAAATTAAAAGAAAAACCAAAGGAAAAAAATGTTCCTACGTTTGCCATTCGAGTGTGCAGAAACTGCGATGCTCGTTATACTTGTAGTTCCTATTTACAATATGCAAAGGATAATCGAGAAAGGACCATAGGTCAGGGGTTTTTCAATGTTTATCTTGCAGATGAAGATCGGGAATTATATCTTGATTTGATTTCATTTCAAGATGAAATCGAAATTGAAGAACCGGATTTAACAGATTAA
- a CDS encoding site-specific DNA-methyltransferase, with amino-acid sequence MSKFQEFQDVIHEIFEIDKSELDFGIYRILNQKSKEIQKFINEDLKPQVEEAFSKIDKENREGQENEVFSALSNFFKRYYEAGDFISKRRYNQDKYAIPYNGEEVKLYWANYDQYYIKTTENLSNFAFYLPSGKKVNFQILEASVSKDNNKTSADKERIFVLHKTEKLRTEGNEIFIPFEYALVDKKEKGKDSAKTLASQILKSKEAKDFDSGLSQPFPTDKNKDRTLLEKRIEEFTARYNFDYFIHKNLGGFLRRELDFFIKNEILYLEDLEEQDPKSVQSQITKVKTIKSIGEKIIAFLEQVENFQKKLWLKKKFITETNYCITLDRIPKTLYPQILENKEQLAEWERLFSISERKGYTKQLKLEFLENNQNLVLDTKFFSDEFKQNLLASIPNFDESCNGLLIHSENFQALNLLQKRYQESLDAVYIDPPYNTSASEIIYKNSYLHSSWNTLILNRISISKRFLTNSGIFTVAIDDFEYSNLKNILDNSFTKIIGVAVVRSNPVGRKTTGRLTPTHEYVIFCGASENSIPSFLEKDISANKRYPYEDEKGRYTWLSFIRTGNNDRREDSPKMFYPIIVTKDNDLRIPKMSWSTSEKEFVIEEIIDKTEIIVLPIKKEGNQIIEKNWQRGYERFSQEKEEYRVRRMEDGIKIDFKARMDEEALPKTWWDSNRYASSNYGALELKNLFGQSPFSFPKSIYLVTDSIVISGLKRENSVVLDYFAGSGTTGHAVINLNREDGGDRKYILVEMGEYFETVLKPRIQKVVYASQWKEGKPQELGVYIEKLKKEKAELNKELNNLMGFQSQEEYEFQQQRLSGEIARVEEQISRVEEELKTENSFGSISHCFKYIRLESYEDTLNNLEVEEKLGALDFSSRGDKEEIMLKYVLDLETKDSQSLLNLDGFANPFSYSMQILENGALKKKNMDLVETFHYLLGVVVTRYHAREEVKNDKVSFLVQCVEGELRTGESVLIVWRTIPSELGVANKELKVHLESKFKLKDFDKLYINGDSILEKAELIEAHFHKAMFDGKDV; translated from the coding sequence ATGAGCAAATTCCAAGAATTCCAAGACGTAATCCATGAAATTTTCGAAATCGACAAGTCCGAATTGGATTTCGGGATCTATCGAATATTAAACCAGAAATCAAAAGAGATCCAGAAGTTCATCAATGAAGATCTAAAACCGCAAGTCGAAGAGGCATTTTCAAAAATTGACAAGGAAAACAGGGAAGGCCAGGAAAATGAAGTGTTCTCAGCCCTTTCCAATTTTTTCAAACGGTATTATGAAGCAGGGGATTTCATTTCCAAACGACGTTACAATCAAGATAAGTATGCGATCCCCTACAATGGAGAGGAGGTCAAACTCTATTGGGCCAATTATGATCAATACTATATCAAAACTACAGAGAACCTTTCCAATTTTGCTTTTTACCTTCCTTCGGGAAAAAAGGTTAACTTTCAAATTTTAGAAGCAAGTGTCTCGAAGGATAATAACAAAACCTCAGCAGACAAAGAGCGAATTTTTGTTCTCCACAAAACAGAAAAGCTACGAACGGAAGGAAACGAAATTTTTATTCCATTTGAATATGCCCTTGTGGATAAGAAGGAAAAAGGGAAAGACTCTGCCAAAACACTTGCTAGTCAGATCTTGAAATCCAAAGAGGCAAAGGATTTTGATTCTGGTCTTTCCCAACCTTTTCCCACTGACAAAAACAAAGATCGAACCTTACTTGAAAAACGAATCGAGGAGTTTACCGCTCGTTACAATTTTGATTACTTCATTCATAAAAATTTAGGTGGGTTTCTCCGCCGTGAGTTGGATTTTTTTATCAAAAATGAAATTCTCTATTTAGAGGATTTGGAAGAACAAGATCCAAAATCCGTACAATCCCAAATCACCAAAGTAAAAACCATCAAATCCATCGGGGAAAAAATCATCGCCTTTTTGGAACAGGTGGAAAACTTCCAAAAAAAACTTTGGCTAAAGAAAAAATTCATCACAGAAACAAACTACTGCATCACTTTAGATCGCATTCCCAAGACTCTCTATCCTCAAATTTTGGAAAACAAAGAGCAACTTGCGGAATGGGAAAGACTCTTTTCCATCTCAGAACGGAAAGGATATACAAAACAACTCAAATTAGAATTTTTAGAAAACAACCAGAATCTGGTTCTTGATACAAAGTTCTTTTCCGATGAGTTCAAACAAAATCTCTTAGCTTCCATTCCTAACTTTGATGAATCTTGCAATGGACTTCTGATCCATTCGGAGAATTTTCAGGCATTGAATTTGTTGCAAAAGCGGTATCAGGAAAGCTTGGATGCAGTTTATATCGATCCTCCTTACAATACATCAGCTTCAGAAATCATTTATAAAAATAGTTATCTCCACAGCAGTTGGAACACTTTAATCTTAAATCGAATTTCAATATCGAAAAGATTTCTTACAAATTCTGGAATTTTTACAGTTGCAATTGACGACTTTGAATATTCTAACTTAAAAAATATTTTAGATAATTCTTTTACAAAAATCATTGGTGTTGCAGTGGTAAGATCAAATCCAGTGGGAAGGAAAACTACCGGTCGATTAACTCCTACACACGAGTATGTAATTTTTTGTGGTGCTTCGGAAAATAGTATTCCATCATTTCTTGAAAAAGACATTTCTGCAAACAAACGTTATCCATATGAAGATGAAAAAGGTAGATATACATGGTTAAGTTTTATTAGAACAGGGAACAATGATAGACGAGAAGATAGTCCAAAAATGTTTTATCCAATAATTGTGACAAAAGATAATGATTTACGGATACCAAAGATGTCATGGTCAACTTCTGAGAAGGAATTCGTAATCGAAGAGATCATTGATAAAACGGAAATAATTGTTCTTCCAATAAAGAAAGAGGGAAATCAAATTATTGAAAAAAACTGGCAGAGGGGTTACGAACGGTTTTCGCAAGAAAAAGAAGAATATCGAGTTAGGAGAATGGAAGATGGTATTAAAATTGATTTTAAAGCTAGGATGGATGAGGAAGCTCTACCGAAGACTTGGTGGGATAGCAACCGTTATGCCTCCTCAAACTATGGAGCATTAGAATTAAAAAATTTGTTCGGTCAATCCCCTTTTAGTTTTCCTAAATCGATATATTTGGTTACGGACTCTATTGTTATCTCGGGTCTAAAGAGAGAAAATTCAGTGGTTCTCGACTACTTTGCAGGCTCTGGCACCACTGGCCATGCTGTGATCAATCTAAACCGTGAGGATGGAGGAGATCGCAAATACATCCTCGTGGAGATGGGGGAATACTTTGAGACGGTTCTCAAACCTCGGATCCAAAAGGTGGTCTATGCATCCCAATGGAAAGAAGGGAAACCACAAGAGCTCGGAGTCTACATTGAGAAACTAAAAAAAGAAAAAGCTGAATTGAATAAGGAATTGAATAACCTAATGGGATTTCAATCCCAAGAGGAATACGAATTCCAACAACAAAGACTGTCAGGCGAAATTGCGAGAGTCGAAGAACAGATCTCAAGAGTCGAAGAGGAACTCAAAACAGAAAATAGTTTTGGTTCCATTTCCCACTGTTTCAAATACATCCGTCTGGAATCCTATGAAGATACCCTCAACAACTTGGAGGTTGAGGAAAAATTAGGTGCGCTTGATTTTTCTTCTCGTGGAGATAAAGAAGAGATAATGCTCAAATATGTTTTGGATCTAGAAACCAAAGACAGCCAAAGCCTTTTGAACCTAGATGGATTTGCCAATCCCTTCTCCTATTCCATGCAGATTTTAGAAAACGGTGCTTTAAAAAAGAAAAACATGGATTTGGTGGAAACCTTTCACTACCTGTTAGGAGTGGTGGTAACACGATACCATGCCCGCGAAGAGGTAAAAAATGATAAGGTTTCTTTTCTTGTCCAATGTGTGGAAGGCGAACTTCGTACAGGAGAATCAGTTTTAATCGTCTGGCGAACCATTCCTTCGGAGCTTGGAGTTGCCAACAAAGAACTGAAAGTTCATCTGGAATCAAAATTTAAGCTCAAAGACTTTGATAAACTCTATATCAATGGAGATAGCATTCTTGAGAAAGCAGAACTCATAGAGGCACATTTCCACAAAGCCATGTTTGATGGGAAAGATGTTTGA
- a CDS encoding Fic/DOC family N-terminal domain-containing protein, whose translation MITLLPIQDDVETKAVLKQTNLAHRRLAELKGISKTIPNQAILINTLPLLEAKDSSAIENIITTHDEIFRESLFEDLVQSANAKEVQFLRQYEAV comes from the coding sequence ATGATAACGCTCTTGCCTATACAAGATGATGTAGAAACGAAAGCTGTATTAAAGCAAACAAATCTTGCCCATAGACGGCTTGCAGAATTGAAGGGGATTTCTAAAACAATTCCGAACCAAGCCATTCTTATCAACACATTGCCTTTGTTAGAGGCAAAAGATAGCAGTGCCATTGAAAATATCATTACCACCCATGATGAAATTTTTCGAGAAAGTCTATTTGAAGATTTGGTCCAAAGTGCCAATGCCAAAGAAGTGCAATTTTTACGTCAATACGAAGCTGTATGA
- a CDS encoding DEAD/DEAH box helicase family protein produces the protein MPKANANTIDKNQAELLKESKPNPFGKKLVLVHFLYSFFGAKDFRDLTKGMRDQYEVGNEDTIGERVIKILQERLLQTAPFDLDDLVGYANRIDQYTLEISAKRDHFEGWKYFQYLSLVFTEIYLDLYMKNLSDLKRRLNEFLDQFQKDFNNKDRLNPFQFEDLNVLAFWNATGSGKTLLMHIHIKQYLYYHKKYEKKDIINIMLLTPNEGLSKQHLEEFHLSGMSADFFQIEGSQGDLYKERIKILDIYKLDEVKGVKTIAVESLEGKNLILVDEGHRGSSGETWMKFRKQLAKDGFSFEYSATFGQIISRKAEHYQQYAKCILFDYSYKYFHEDGFGKEFHILNLQDAKFNEKKNTYLVACLLTFLEQKLFFKASESELEPFHIENPLMVLVGSTVIGSKTKGAEDTVSDVADLIHFLNWFLKNPKQAQKDIALVLEGKAGLVDNLGQDIFSSKFIFLRSLKNSSEEVYKSILETVFHTRLEKSQIHLVELKHSSGEIGLKVGASDFFGVINIGDVPTFMDLCEGKSLIVEKEEFGVSLFHNINSHTSSINVLIGSKKFTEGWNSWRVSCMGLLNIGRNEGAQIIQLFGRGVRLRGYNHSLKRSRFLHDLPDSLTVPEHILIGETLNIFGIHANYIQKFQEYIEEEGVVEDSKKQVITVPVKKLEGIQDLKILDLKKGTNFSKTEILVLKSPDTKFSEALQKRPIVLNWYTKIQGFASEYLDRNQKQTVYEKHHFQEWHLSFLNLNQLYFNLVEFKKNRGFHNLLIQKHSIKEILLNRDWYVLEIPEKEFSLSAENKEITWQEIALSLLQKYISRFYYFQKDDFESDKREYIKIEEYEKRKIKSGSKGNLFNEYKISINQSDVDLISYFEDLKKELEKTNFSNGSRFTPESPKIIPILLDQHLYKPILFQNQEVLVHVSPSSIIAKSELTFLEAFSSFTKNNANWFSGINVYLLRNLSRHGISLFDVANFYPDFILWIKNGKDQKIAFIDPKGLIEIPFGDAKIEFFKKVKETEERIGDKSVKLTSFIATPTKFNDLRPDKGYAGKSKAELENHNILFMEDDKSNDLFIHKLFHRILGDLIPKPTESVQIDLLPKLPDIKRLFRDVLPVYSIQAACGKFGDNQEIEDPIGYIEVSDRKLDDQMFVIKATGESMVPTISPDDYLIFRANPSGSRNGKIVLVELLSNTEPETQAKYIIKEYSSQKGTDGHNTEIILKSRNQNFSPITIKSSEGEVNQIKVIAEFISVLK, from the coding sequence ATGCCAAAAGCGAACGCAAATACAATAGATAAAAACCAAGCAGAACTCCTGAAAGAATCAAAACCGAATCCATTCGGGAAAAAATTAGTTTTAGTTCACTTCCTCTATTCCTTTTTTGGAGCAAAAGACTTTCGGGACCTAACGAAAGGTATGCGTGACCAATATGAAGTAGGTAACGAGGATACGATTGGGGAGCGAGTCATCAAAATATTGCAGGAAAGACTGCTACAAACGGCTCCTTTTGATTTAGATGACCTTGTTGGTTATGCAAATCGCATCGATCAATACACATTAGAGATTTCGGCAAAGCGGGATCATTTTGAAGGTTGGAAGTACTTTCAGTATCTATCATTAGTCTTCACCGAAATCTATCTAGATCTTTACATGAAAAATCTTTCTGATTTGAAGCGAAGATTGAATGAATTTTTGGATCAATTTCAGAAAGATTTTAACAATAAAGACAGACTAAATCCGTTTCAGTTTGAGGATTTGAATGTTTTGGCATTTTGGAATGCAACTGGTTCGGGTAAAACCCTACTCATGCACATTCACATCAAACAGTATTTATATTATCATAAAAAGTATGAAAAAAAAGACATCATTAATATCATGCTCCTCACTCCAAACGAAGGATTATCCAAACAACACCTAGAGGAATTTCATCTGTCGGGGATGTCGGCTGATTTTTTCCAAATAGAGGGCTCGCAAGGTGATTTGTATAAAGAGAGGATCAAAATATTAGATATTTATAAATTAGATGAAGTAAAAGGTGTAAAAACGATTGCCGTTGAATCGTTAGAAGGTAAAAATCTAATTCTTGTTGATGAAGGTCATCGAGGCTCTAGCGGTGAAACATGGATGAAGTTTCGAAAGCAACTCGCAAAAGATGGATTCTCCTTTGAATATTCCGCCACGTTTGGGCAAATCATCTCTAGAAAAGCAGAACACTACCAACAATATGCAAAATGCATTCTGTTCGATTATTCGTATAAATATTTTCATGAAGACGGATTCGGAAAAGAATTTCATATACTCAATCTGCAAGACGCAAAGTTTAATGAAAAAAAGAATACGTATCTTGTTGCATGTTTACTCACATTTTTAGAACAAAAACTTTTTTTCAAAGCCTCTGAATCTGAACTAGAACCCTTCCACATTGAAAATCCACTGATGGTTTTGGTGGGAAGTACAGTCATCGGCTCTAAAACAAAGGGAGCGGAAGATACCGTTTCTGATGTGGCCGATCTCATTCATTTCTTGAACTGGTTTTTAAAAAATCCAAAACAGGCTCAAAAAGACATTGCACTTGTTTTAGAAGGTAAAGCGGGACTTGTTGATAACCTTGGACAAGATATATTCTCTTCTAAATTTATTTTTCTTCGTAGTTTAAAAAATAGTTCTGAGGAAGTTTATAAATCGATTCTCGAAACTGTGTTTCACACTCGTTTGGAAAAATCCCAAATTCATTTGGTCGAATTAAAACATTCATCAGGAGAAATCGGGCTCAAAGTTGGTGCTTCCGATTTCTTTGGTGTGATTAATATCGGTGATGTGCCGACATTCATGGATCTATGTGAAGGCAAATCCCTCATCGTAGAAAAAGAAGAATTTGGTGTCTCGTTATTTCATAACATCAACAGTCATACATCTTCCATCAATGTTCTTATTGGTTCAAAGAAGTTTACAGAAGGCTGGAATAGTTGGCGAGTATCCTGCATGGGTCTACTCAATATAGGAAGAAATGAAGGTGCGCAAATCATCCAATTGTTTGGAAGAGGAGTGAGACTTAGAGGTTATAATCACAGCCTCAAGAGAAGCCGATTTTTGCATGATCTACCTGATTCATTAACAGTACCCGAACATATCTTGATAGGTGAAACTCTTAATATCTTTGGGATTCATGCAAACTATATCCAAAAATTCCAGGAATACATCGAAGAAGAAGGAGTCGTAGAGGATTCAAAAAAACAAGTAATCACTGTACCGGTCAAAAAATTGGAGGGAATCCAAGACTTAAAAATTTTGGATCTGAAAAAAGGAACAAACTTTTCCAAAACAGAAATTTTAGTTCTAAAAAGCCCAGATACAAAGTTTAGTGAAGCTCTTCAAAAGAGACCTATCGTCCTAAATTGGTATACAAAAATACAAGGCTTTGCCAGCGAATATTTAGATAGAAATCAAAAACAGACTGTTTACGAAAAGCATCATTTTCAAGAATGGCATCTCTCATTTTTAAATCTCAATCAATTGTATTTCAATCTGGTAGAATTTAAAAAAAATCGAGGATTTCACAATTTACTCATCCAAAAGCATTCCATAAAAGAAATACTTTTAAACCGAGATTGGTATGTCTTAGAAATTCCCGAGAAGGAATTTTCACTAAGTGCTGAAAATAAAGAGATAACTTGGCAGGAAATAGCTCTCTCATTATTGCAAAAGTATATTTCTCGGTTCTACTATTTCCAAAAAGATGATTTTGAATCTGATAAAAGAGAATATATAAAAATCGAAGAATATGAAAAACGAAAAATCAAATCAGGAAGTAAAGGAAATCTATTTAACGAATATAAAATTTCCATAAACCAATCTGATGTGGATTTAATTTCTTATTTCGAAGATTTAAAAAAAGAATTAGAAAAAACAAACTTTTCAAATGGTAGTCGTTTTACCCCCGAATCCCCAAAAATCATTCCCATACTGTTAGACCAACATCTATACAAACCAATTCTATTTCAAAATCAGGAAGTATTGGTCCATGTTTCTCCATCCTCTATTATAGCAAAGAGTGAACTTACGTTTTTAGAAGCTTTTTCATCCTTTACCAAAAATAATGCGAATTGGTTTTCAGGAATCAACGTTTATTTATTACGAAACTTAAGCAGGCATGGAATTAGCCTTTTTGATGTGGCAAACTTTTATCCAGATTTTATACTTTGGATCAAAAATGGAAAAGATCAAAAAATTGCGTTTATTGATCCGAAGGGACTGATCGAAATTCCGTTTGGAGATGCTAAAATAGAATTTTTTAAAAAGGTAAAAGAAACAGAAGAGAGAATTGGTGATAAATCAGTGAAACTCACTTCATTTATCGCAACGCCAACAAAGTTCAACGATTTAAGGCCTGACAAGGGCTATGCAGGTAAGTCAAAAGCAGAATTAGAAAACCATAACATACTTTTTATGGAGGATGATAAATCCAATGATCTATTCATCCATAAACTATTTCATCGAATATTAGGAGATTTGATACCAAAGCCTACGGAATCTGTGCAAATTGATCTTTTACCTAAGTTACCAGATATCAAGAGATTGTTTCGGGATGTACTTCCTGTTTATTCCATTCAAGCCGCTTGCGGTAAGTTTGGAGATAACCAAGAAATTGAAGATCCAATTGGATATATAGAAGTATCAGATCGGAAACTGGATGATCAAATGTTTGTGATAAAAGCAACTGGTGAATCCATGGTCCCAACTATATCTCCTGATGACTATTTGATTTTTCGGGCCAATCCTTCCGGCAGTCGAAATGGAAAAATTGTATTGGTTGAGCTTCTCTCAAACACGGAACCGGAAACACAAGCAAAGTACATAATTAAAGAATACAGTAGTCAAAAAGGAACTGATGGTCACAACACCGAAATTATTTTAAAATCTCGAAATCAAAATTTCTCCCCTATCACAATAAAATCATCAGAAGGTGAGGTGAATCAGATCAAGGTAATAGCTGAGTTTATCAGCGTGTTAAAATAA